The bacterium genome includes a window with the following:
- a CDS encoding DUF4921 family protein: MVRVMPDGTEKHVNPFTGTEVWFIPGRKSRPIFTGIPATAKRIEVRQPEDYCNFCPGRQMNTPPEKARMVFAEGGRVIRDRLQAEEGLAEGALFRRIANLFEIVTIDYWKKNFNYRLSEKNRLWKERYLSTDRGREHALSIVDLKLKYSGLSEEEIQRFPQARKYDLTDAFFGGAHELVIPSRHYQPGAEWDSQLCSSGELTPEEHFDYFRFTLAAMSDIQANNRYVRYIAVYQNWLKEAGASFDHLHKQLCGLDEWGVSLEGELNMAYRNPNMYNEYAANYAAYNNYVLCENDHAVAFVDLGHRHPSIAIYSKSINCRPFNHTEEELRGFSDVVHAVHVASGANISCNEEWYYRPFDSTIPIPWHILIKWRINIAAGFEGGTKIYVNPMSLTELRDKLVPRLFELRYQGRLGRLLIAEECPVRPNSLLYYKNDFET, encoded by the coding sequence ATGGTGAGAGTGATGCCGGACGGGACGGAGAAGCACGTCAATCCGTTCACCGGCACAGAGGTTTGGTTTATCCCCGGCCGCAAGAGCCGTCCCATTTTCACCGGCATTCCCGCAACGGCCAAGCGGATCGAGGTTCGTCAGCCGGAGGATTATTGCAACTTTTGTCCGGGCCGGCAGATGAACACGCCGCCGGAAAAAGCCCGCATGGTCTTTGCGGAGGGCGGCCGGGTGATTCGCGACCGGCTGCAGGCTGAGGAAGGATTGGCCGAGGGGGCCCTGTTCCGCCGCATCGCCAATCTTTTTGAAATCGTCACCATCGACTATTGGAAGAAGAATTTCAACTACCGGCTGTCGGAGAAAAACCGTCTCTGGAAAGAACGATACTTGTCCACGGACCGCGGACGTGAACACGCTCTTTCCATCGTTGATTTAAAGCTGAAATATTCCGGATTAAGCGAAGAGGAGATCCAGCGGTTTCCTCAGGCCCGCAAGTACGATTTGACCGACGCCTTTTTCGGCGGCGCTCATGAACTGGTGATCCCCAGTAGGCATTACCAGCCCGGCGCCGAATGGGACTCCCAGTTATGCTCCTCCGGCGAATTGACTCCGGAAGAACATTTTGATTATTTCCGGTTCACTCTCGCCGCCATGTCCGACATTCAAGCCAACAACCGCTATGTCCGTTACATCGCCGTGTATCAGAACTGGCTCAAAGAAGCCGGCGCCTCGTTCGACCATCTGCACAAACAGCTGTGCGGCTTGGATGAATGGGGCGTGTCGCTGGAGGGCGAGCTGAATATGGCCTATCGCAATCCGAACATGTACAACGAATATGCGGCCAACTACGCCGCTTACAACAACTATGTGTTGTGTGAAAACGATCATGCAGTGGCATTCGTTGATCTGGGCCATCGCCACCCCAGCATCGCCATCTATTCCAAAAGCATTAACTGCCGGCCCTTCAACCACACGGAGGAGGAGCTGCGCGGGTTCAGCGATGTGGTGCATGCGGTGCATGTGGCCTCTGGAGCGAACATCTCCTGCAACGAAGAGTGGTATTACCGGCCGTTTGATTCCACCATTCCCATCCCCTGGCATATTCTCATCAAATGGCGCATCAACATCGCAGCAGGATTTGAGGGCGGCACCAAGATCTATGTCAATCCGATGTCGTTGACCGAGTTGCGCGACAAGCTGGTTCCGCGTCTGTTCGAATTGCGTTATCAGGGCCGCCTGGGCCGATTGTTGATCGCCGAGGAGTGTCCGGTGCGGCCCAATTCCCTATTGTAT